One window from the genome of Saccharomyces mikatae IFO 1815 strain IFO1815 genome assembly, chromosome: 4 encodes:
- the SMKI04G3450 gene encoding uncharacterized protein (similar to Saccharomyces cerevisiae YDR124W; ancestral locus Anc_8.282) — protein MRICRRVFAYILVFRQLAQVHTYAMDELRGALALLNGLGYEFMVFIREKDHLRSESIENNFFSESFISSSFGRNPPLTFYPQINRKTMTVYETNYQPTIIIPLDQPILMQDYLYAAFKLLRQVPCKAIAKLWIKIIEPRKKTRFPYIKGDAKKPAWWPKEVEHKEPDHLHKADRLKLMCTIIMNVLPQLPSKLEILDELVRLTVSMTILKREKVKRVVMKNVFEIAKCLCDRDSKREIITLDDLNDLAKKHKESYYRHRLNVDETTTMREKFSHVSDRDNSSCSRLPSMKGNRTEYLSREHSEYLESNSVSRLEKVVDFDPLLLTRLDELSSSDSLDSSDDPRYFA, from the coding sequence ATGCGTATTTGTAGACGTGTGTTTGCGTATATATTAGTCTTTAGACAGTTAGCTCAAGTGCACACGTATGCTATGGATGAGCTTAGAGGGGCGCTGGCGCTGCTAAATGGTCTAGGATATGAATTTATGGTGTTCATAAGAGAGAAAGACCACCTAAGAAGCGAGTCGATTGAAAACAACTTCTTTTCAGAGAGTTTcatatcatcttcatttggAAGAAACCCTCCATTAACGTTCTATCCGCAGATAAATCGGAAAACAATGACAGTTTATGAAACAAATTACCAaccaacaataataataccgTTAGATCAGCCCATACTAATGCAGGATTATTTGTACGCCGCTTTTAAGTTATTAAGACAGGTGCCGTGTAAGGCAATCGCTAAGCTATGGATAAAGATAATTGAGCCAAGGAAGAAGACCAGGTTCCCATATATCAAAGGGGATGCTAAAAAACCAGCGTGGTGGCCCAAGGAGGTAGAGCATAAAGAGCCAGACCACCTGCACAAGGCAGATCGGCTGAAATTGATGTGCACTATAATAATGAATGTTTTACCGCAATTGCCCTCCAAGCTCGAGATTTTAGATGAGCTTGTAAGATTGACCGTATCAATGACCATTcttaaaagagaaaaggtGAAAAGAGTAGTCATGAAGAATGTTTTCGAAATTGCAAAATGTTTGTGTGACAGAGATTCCAAACGTGAGATCATAACACTTGATGATCTAAATGACTTGGCCAAAAAACATAAAGAATCATATTATCGTCATCGGTTGAATGTCGATGAAACGACCACTATGAGAGAAAAGTTTTCACACGTTTCGGATAGAGATAATTCTTCGTGCTCAAGGCTTCCTTCAATGAAAGGAAATCGCACAGAATATCTATCCAGGGAACATTCGGAATACCTTGAATCAAATAGCGTATCCCGGTTAGAAAAAGTAGTTGATTTCGATCCGCTACTCCTTACCAGACTGGATGAATTAAGCAGCAGTGATTCGTTAGATAGCAGCGACGACCCTCGGTATTTTGCATAA
- the ARO1 gene encoding pentafunctional protein ARO1p (similar to Saccharomyces cerevisiae ARO1 (YDR127W); ancestral locus Anc_8.287), with protein MVKLAKVPILGNDIIHVGYNIHDHLVETIIKHCPSSTYVICNDTNLSKVPYYQQLVQEFEASLPEGSRLLTYVVKPGETSKSRETKAKLEDYLLLEGCTRDTVMIAIGGGVIGDMIGFVASTFMRGVRVIQVPTSLLAMVDSSIGGKTAIDTPLGKNFVGAFWQPKFVLVDIKWLETLAKREFINGMAEVIKTACIWNADEFTRLESNASLFLSVVNGAKNVKVTNQLTNEIDEISNTDIESMLDHTYKLVLESIKVKAEVVSSDERESSLRNLLNFGHSIGHAYEAILTPQALHGECVSIGMVKEAELSRYFDILSPTQVARLSKILVAYGLPVSPNEKWFKELTLHKKTPLDTLLKKMSIDKKNEGSKKKVVILESIGKCYGDSAQFVSDEDLRFILTDETLVYPFRDIPASQEKVIIPPGSKSISNRALILAALGEGRCKIKNLLHSDDTKHMLTAVHELKGATISWEDNGETVVVEGHGGSTLSACPDPLYLGNAGTASRFLTSLAALVNSTPKQKYVVLTGNARMQQRPIAPLVDSLRTNGTKIEYLNNEGSLPIKVYTDSVFKGGRIELAATVSSQYVSSILMCAPYAEEPVTLALVGGKPISKLYVDMTIKMMEKFGINVETSTTEPYTYYIPKGHYINPPEYVIESDASSATYPLAFAAMTGTTVTVPNIGFESLQGDARFARDVLKPMGCKITQTATSTTVSGPPRGTLKPLKHVDMEPMTDAFLTACVVAAVSHDDDPNSTNTTTIEGIANQRVKECNRILAMATELAKFGVKTTELPDGIQVHGLDSINDLKVPSDSTGPIGVCTYDDHRVAMSFSLLAGMVNSQKEPNEATGPVRILERHCTGKTWPGWWDVLHSELGAKLDGAEPLELSSKKNSKKSVVIIGMRAAGKTTISKWCATALGYKLVDLDELFEQQHDNQSVKQFVVQNGWEKFREEETRIFKEVIQNYGDDGYVFSTGGGIVESAESRKALKDFASSGGYVLHLHRDIEETIIFLQSDPSRPAYVEEIREVWNRREVWYKECSNFSFFAPHCSAEAEFQALRRSFSKYIATITGTRDVRIPSKRSAFVCLTFDDLTEQAENLTPICYGCEAVEVRVDHLAKYSADFVSKQLSILRKATDSIPIIFTVRTKKQGGNFPDEEFKTLRGLYDIALKNGVEFLDLELTLPTDIQYEVINKRGNTKIIGSHHDFQGVYSWDDAEWENRFNQALTLDVDIVKLVGTAVNFEDNLKLERFRDAHKAKPLIAINMSSKGSISRVLNNVLTPVTSELLPNAAAPGQLTVAQINKLYTSMGGIEPKEMFVVGKPIGHSRSPILHNTGYEILGLPHKFDKFETDSAELVKEKLLNENKNFGGAAVTIPLKLDIMQYMDELTDAAKVIGAVNTVIPLGNDKFRGDNTDWLGIRNALISNGVPESVGHTAGLVIGAGGTSRAALYALHSLGCKKIFIINRTISKLKPLIESLPSEFNIIGIESTKSIEEIKEHVGVAVSCVPADKPLDNELLGKLERFLVKGAHAAFIPTLLEAAYKPSVTPVMTISQDKYQWHVVPGSQMLVHQGVAQFEKWTGFKAPFKAIFDAVTKE; from the coding sequence ATGGTGAAGTTAGCCAAAGTCCCCATTCTAGGAAATGATATTATCCATGTTGGGTATAATATTCATGACCATTTGGTTGAAACTATAATCAAACATTGCCCTTCTTCAACGTACGTTATTTGTAATGATACAAATCTGAGTAAGGTCCCATATTACCAACAATTAGTTCAGGAATTCGAAGCTTCTTTACCAGAAGGTTCTCGTTTACTTACCTATGTTGTCAAACCAGGTGAGACAAGTAAGAGTAGAGAAACTAAGGCAAAACTAGAAGACTATCTTTTATTAGAAGGATGTACTCGTGATACTGTTATGATAGCTATTGGTGGTGGTGTTATCGGTGACATGATTGGGTTTGTTGCTTCTACCTTTATGAGAGGTGTCCGTGTTATTCAAGTGCCAACATCCTTATTAGCAATGGTAGATTCATCTATCGGCGGTAAAACCGCCATTGACACTCCATTGGGTAAAAACTTTGTTGGTGCATTCTGGCAACCAAAATTTGTCCTTGTAGATATTAAATGGCTGGAAACATTAGCCAAAAGAGAATTCATCAATGGAATGGCAGAAGTTATCAAGACCGCTTGTATTTGGAACGCTGATGAGTTTACTAGATTGGAATCAAACGCCTCATTGTTTTTGAGTGTTGTTAACGGTGCTAAAAATGTAAAGGTTACTAACCAATTGACAAACGAAATTGACGAGATATCGAATACTGATATTGAATCGATGTTGGATCATACGTATAAGTTAGTTCTTGAGAGCATCAAGGTTAAAGCAGAGGTTGTTTCATCTGATGAACGTGAATCCAGCCTAAGAAATCTTTTGAACTTCGGTCATTCTATTGGTCATGCGTATGAAGCTATCCTAACTCCACAGGCATTACATGGCGAATGTGTATCCATTGGTATGGTTAAAGAAGCAGAGTTATCTCGTTACTTCGATATTCTCTCCCCTACTCAAGTTGCTCGTCTATCCAAGATTTTGGTCGCATACGGTTTACCTGTTTCCCCTAATGAGAAATGGTTCAAAGAGTTAACTTTACACAAGAAAACACCATTGGATAccttattgaagaaaatgagtattgataagaaaaatgagggttcgaaaaagaaagtggtCATTTTAGAAAGTATCGGAAAGTGTTACGGTGATTCTGCCCAATTTGTTAGTGATGAAGATTTGAGGTTTATTTTAACCGATGAAACCCTTGTTTACCCTTTCAGGGACATTCCTGCTAGTCAAGAAAAAGTGATTATCCCTCCTGGCTCTAAATCTATTTCTAACCGTGCTTTAATTCTTGCTGCTCTCGGAGAAGGTCGGTGCAAAATTAAGAATCTACTACATTCAGATGATACAAAACATATGTTAACCGCCGTTCACGAATTGAAGGGTGCAACGATATCATGGGAAGATAATGGTGAAACCGTAGTAGTGGAAGGGCACGGTGGATCCACATTATCAGCATGTCCTGATCCATTGTATCTAGGAAATGCGGGTACAGCGTCAAGATTTTTGACTTCATTGGCTGCCTTGGTAAATTCCACTCCAAAGCAAAAGTATGTAGTTCTAACCGGTAATGCAAGGATGCAACAAAGACCGATTGCTCCTTTGGTCGATTCTTTACGTACTAATGGTACTAAAATTGAGTATTTGAATAATGAAGGTTCTCTTCCAATCAAGGTGTATACTGATTCTGTTTTCAAGGGTGGTAGAATTGAATTGGCTGCTACAGTCTCTTCCCAATACGTGTCTTCTATCCTAATGTGTGCCCCATATGCTGAAGAACCTGTCACTTTGGCTCTTGTTGGTGGTAAACCAATTTCTAAATTGTACGTCGAtatgacaataaaaatgatggaAAAATTTGGCATCAATGTTGAAACTTCTACTACAGAACCTTACACCTATTATATCCCAAAGGGCCATTATATCAATCCACCAGAGTATGTTATTGAAAGTGACGCCTCTAGTGCTACATATCCATTAGCTTTCGCTGCAATGACTGGTACCACTGTTACAGTTCCAAACATTGGTTTTGAGTCGCTACAGGGTGATGCTAGATTTGCGAGAGATGTCTTGAAACCTATGGGCTGTAAAATAACTCAAACTGCAACTTCAACAACTGTTTCGGGTCCTCCAAGAGGCACCCTAAAGCCATTGAAACACGTTGACATGGAGCCAATGACTGATGCCTTCTTGACTGCGTGCGTGGTTGCCGCAGTTTCACACGACGACGATCCAAACTCTACCAATACAACCACCATTGAAGGTATTGCAAATCAACGTGTCAAAGAGTGTAATAGAATTTTAGCCATGGCTACAGAGCTCGCCAAATTCGGTGTCAAAACTACAGAACTACCAGATGGTATTCAGGTCCACGGCTTAGATTCAATAAACGATTTGAAAGTACCTTCGGACTCTACTGGACCTATTGGTGTATGCACATATGATGACCATCGTGTTGCCATGAGTTTTTCACTTCTTGCAGGTATGGTCAATTCTCAAAAGGAGCCAAATGAAGCCACTGGGCCTGTAAGAATACTTGAAAGGCATTGTACTGGTAAAACCTGGCCTGGCTGGTGGGATGTATTACATTCTGAACTAGGCGCGAAATTGGATGGTGCAGAACCTTTAGAGCTTTCATCTAAAAAGAACTCCAAGAAAAGCGTTGTAATTATTGGTATGAGAGCAGCAGGTAAAACCACTATTAGTAAATGGTGTGCAACTGCTTTAGGTTACAAATTAGTCGATTTAGATGAGTTATTTGAACAACAGCACGACAACCAAAGTGTCAAACAGTTTGTTGTGCAAAATGGTTGGGAGAAGTTCCGTGAGGaagaaacaagaatttTCAAGGAGGTCATTCAAAATTACGGTGACGATGGGTATGTGTTCTCTACAGGTGGTGGCATTGTTGAAAGCGCGGAGTCCAGAAAAGCTTTGAAAGACTTTGCTTCGTCAGGCGGTTATGTCTTACACTTACATAGAGATATCGAGGAGACAATCATTTTCTTACAAAGTGACCCTTCTAGACCTGCCTATGTGGAAGAGATTCGTGAAGTTTGGAATAGAAGAGAGGTATGGTATAAAGAATGTtcaaatttctctttctttgcGCCTCATTGCTCCGCAGAAGCCGAGTTTCAAGCTTTGAGAAGGTCATTCAGTAAATATATCGCCACAATTACAGGAACGAGAGATGTAAGAATTCCAAGCAAAAGATCTGCTTTCGTTTGCTTGACATTTGATGATTTGACTGAACAGGCCGAAAATTTGACCCCAATCTGTTATGGTTGTGAGGCTGTAGAGGTCCGGGTAGACCATTTAGCTAAATACTCTGCTGACTTCGTCAGTAAACAATTGTCAATATTGCGCAAAGCTACAGACAGTATTCCTATCATCTTTACTGTACGTACTAAGAAGCAAGGCGGTAACTTCCCGGATGAAGAGTTCAAAACTTTAAGAGGGCTATATGATATTGCCTTGAAAAATGGTGTTGAATTCCTTGACTTGGAACTAACCCTACCCACTGATATTCAATATGAAGTTATCAATAAAAGGGGAAACACCAAAATCATTGGATCCCACCATGATTTCCAAGGAGTGTACTCATGGGATGATGCTGAGTGGGAAAACAGATTTAATCAAGCTCTAACTCTTGATGTGGATATCGTAAAATTAGTGGGTACTGCCGTTAATTTTGAAGACAACTTGAAACTAGAACGGTTCAGGGACGCACACAAGGCAAAACCTTTAATTGCAATTAACATGTCCTCAAAAGGTAGCATTTCCCGTGTTTTGAATAATGTTTTAACACCGGTGACATCAGAGTTACTTCCTAACGCTGCTGCTCCTGGTCAATTGACAGTGGCACAAATCAACAAGTTATATACATCTATGGGAGGAATCGAGCCTAAAGAAATGTTCGTTGTTGGAAAACCAATCGGCCATTCTAGATCACCAATTTTACATAATACTGGTTACGAGATTTTAGGTTTGCCTCACAAATTCGATAAGTTTGAAACTGACTCCGCAGAGTTAGTGAAggaaaaacttttgaatgaaaataagaacTTTGGCGGTGCCGCTGTGACAATCCCTCTGAAATTAGATATAATGCAGTATATGGATGAATTGACTGATGCTGCTAAAGTGATTGGTGCTGTAAACACTGTTATCCCACTAGGTAATGACAAATTTAGAGGTGACAACACCGACTGGTTAGGTATTCGTAATGCGTTAATCAGCAATGGTGTCCCTGAATCTGTTGGCCATACTGCTGGTTTGGTTATTGGTGCAGGTGGAACTTCTAGAGCCGCTCTTTATGCGCTACACAGTTTAGGTTGTAAAAAGAtctttatcattaacaGGACAATTTCCAAATTGAAGCCATTGATCGAATCACTTCCATCCGAATTCAACATCATTGGAATAGAGTCCACTAAGTCTATAGAGGAAATCAAGGAACACGTTGGTGTCGCTGTCAGTTGTGTACCAGCCGACAAACCATTGGACAACGAACTTTTAGGTAAGTTAGAAAGATTCCTCGTAAAGGGCGCACATGCTGCTTTTATACCAACCTTATTAGAAGCCGCTTACAAGCCAAGTGTCACCCCTGTTATGACCATATCGCAAGATAAGTATCAATGGCACGTTGTCCCCGGTTCTCAAATGCTGGTTCACCAAGGTGTGGCCCAGTTTGAAAAGTGGACAGGGTTCAAGGCTCCTTTTAAAGCCATTTTTGATGCTGTTACAAAAGAGTAA
- the ECM18 gene encoding alpha/beta hydrolase family protein (similar to Saccharomyces cerevisiae ECM18 (YDR125C) and ICT1 (YLR099C); ancestral locus Anc_8.284) gives MYINKCCKWSRAFHSSRILLEEKHHDKSLQRKILERILRPQEENAIRKSGFKLWLSHLSNSRKTYERLEKLQKCIMEQVHVEGSKNNDKLFDEINQWHFRNEKASTVLTPTLLIHGYAASSMSFFRNYPGLSKHIQNLYSIDLPASGLSSIPPLEINATTPLPLDIEFTGKNKFKIPYTINLNHHKFVIQMYEDFYLDKIEQWRIDNKLGKVNIVGHSFGGYLSFKYAAKYPNSVEKLCLVSPLGVERNIWSINNNFRSNTLYTIGFEDPSSKFYSKRNMIPKYLFERQFQLLRMMGPVGAKLCWNYIMAAYSRVPSLAYKEYIFELFYGKGGIPEVTTEIFKGLFSRCILAKDPLMDSLHYLNVRKLMVVYGQYDWMNKKAGMLMVENLNSLGNCLEKASYLEIPSSGHNLFLDNPLSFNQSIVSFLSEDPKLP, from the coding sequence atgtatataaataaatgtTGCAAGTGGAGCAGAGCCTTTCATAGTAGCAGAATTCTGCTTGAAGAGAAACATCACGATAAGAGTCTCCAGAGAAAAATTCTCGAAAGGATTCTTAGACCTCAGGAGGAAAATGCTATCAGAAAATCAGGATTCAAGCTATGGTTAAGTCATTTGAGTAATTCGCGTAAAACGTATGAGCGATTAGAGAAACTACAGAAGTGTATCATGGAACAAGTACATGTTGAAGGATCTAAAAATAACGACAAGCTATTCGATGAAATAAATCAGTGGCATTTTCGAAACGAAAAGGCAAGTACTGTTTTGACACCTACATTACTGATACACGGTTACGCTGCTTCTTCAATgtcttttttcagaaattaTCCGGGTCTCTCCAAACACATCCAAAATCTATACTCAATTGATCTGCCAGCAAGCGGATTGTCTTCGATACCGCCATTAGAAATCAATGCGACGACACCTTTACCTTTGGATATTGAATTCActggaaaaaataagttCAAGATTCCATATACAATAAACCTGAATCATCATAAATTCGTAATCCAAATGTATGAGGACTTTTATCTCGACAAAATCGAACAATGGCGCATTGACAATAAACTAGGCAAGGTGAATATCGTGGGGCATTCTTTTGGTGGATACTTATCTTTCAAGTATGCTGCTAAATATCCTAATTCAGTAGAGAAACTTTGTTTGGTATCCCCGCTAGGAGTGGAAAGGAATATATGGTcgataaataataattttcGCTCAAACACTCTTTATACTATTGGCTTCGAAGATCCAAGCTCTAAGTTTTACTCGAAAAGAAATATGATTCCTAAATATTTATTTGAACGACAATTTCAATTACTAAGAATGATGGGTCCAGTAGGAGCTAAATTATGTTGGAATTATATAATGGCAGCGTACAGTCGAGTTCCATCGTTAGCGTACAAAGAATATATCTTTGAATTGTTTTATGGTAAGGGAGGTATACCGGAGGTTACAACagaaattttcaaaggaTTATTTTCAAGGTGTATTTTAGCGAAGGATCCTTTGATGGATTCTCTGCATTATTTAAATGTCAGAAAACTGATGGTAGTATATGGGCAATATGATTGGATGAATAAAAAAGCCGGCATGCTCATGGTCGAAAACTTGAACAGTTTAGGAAACTGTTTAGAAAAAGCAAGTTATTTAGAGATACCTTCATCTGGTCACAATCTTTTCTTAGATAACCCGCTATCGTTCAATCAATCAATCGTGTCATTCTTATCAGAGGATCCTAAGTTGCCTTGA
- the INO2 gene encoding Ino2p (similar to Saccharomyces cerevisiae INO2 (YDR123C); ancestral locus Anc_8.280) produces MQQATGNELLGILDLDNDIDFETAYQMLSSNFDDQVSTHIHENTFSTASPPLLAHELGVVPNLAVQPSHMEIIPTDNQTHHSSLHSHAHYPNHTSNQPSMGFDHTLGLKLSPSSSGLLSTNESNAIEQFLDNLISQDMMSSNTSMSPEVQPYAKSPNKQHKYSETNQRRIGTNLHNNTRELHTSLVDVSTEFTAREGPHQPTNHNHYNPPPFSVPEIKIPDSDIPANIEDDPVKIRKWKHVQMEKIRRINTKEAFEKLIKSVKTPSKENGKRIPKHILLTCVMNDIKSIRSANEALQHILDES; encoded by the coding sequence ATGCAACAAGCAACGGGAAACGAATTACTGGGTATCTTAGATCTGGACAATGATATAGACTTCGAGACTGCTTATCAAATGCTCAGCAGTAACTTTGATGACCAAGTATCTACTCATATACATGAAAATACGTTTAGTACAGCATCTCCGCCCCTATTAGCACATGAACTCGGTGTGGTTCCTAATTTAGCGGTGCAACCCTCACACATGGAGATTATACCTACTGATAACCAAACTCACCATTCTTCTTTGCATTCTCATGCACATTATCCGAACCATACTTCCAATCAGCCAAGTATGGGGTTTGATCATACTCTAGGTCTCAAACTCTCTCCTTCCAGTTCCGGATTATTAAGTACCAACGAATCGAACGCCATTGAACAATTCTTGGACAACTTAATCTCGCAGGATATGATGTCCTCTAATACTTCTATGAGCCCTGAAGTACAACCTTATGCAAAATCACCGAACAAGCAGCATAAATATTCAGAAACAAATCAAAGGCGAATTGGAACAAACTTGCATAATAACACGAGGGAGTTGCACACAAGCTTAGTGGATGTATCAACTGAATTCACAGCCAGGGAGGGGCCTCACCAGCCCACTAACCATAATCACTACAACCCACCACCATTTTCAGTACCTGAGATAAAAATTCCAGATTCTGATATCCCGGCTAATATCGAAGACGATCCTGTTAAGATAAGGAAATGGAAACACGTCCAAATGGAGAAGATACGAAGAATAAACACCAAGGAAGCCTTTGAAAAGCTGATCAAATCGGTAAAGACTCCATCGAAGGAAAACGGAAAAAGAATCCCCAAACATATCCTACTTACATGTGTAATGAACGACATCAAGTCCATCAGAAGCGCAAATGAAGCGCTGCAACACATCTTGGATGAGTCATAG
- the SWF1 gene encoding palmitoyltransferase SWF1 (similar to Saccharomyces cerevisiae SWF1 (YDR126W); ancestral locus Anc_8.286) — protein sequence MSWNVLFVLLVGVVVLILLSPVFKSTWPFSTFYRNVFQPFIADDQKYRWKFHLVPIFYTLIYLYLVYTYHTRVEWLVRSELFLCERILVVPIITLAPIACGILVMVTKAEDSYHHKPGSTEKYPYDYLLYYPVVKCSTCHIIKPARSKHCSICNRCILVADHHCIWVNNCIGKGNYLQFYLFLISNIFSLLYAFLRLWCISLNSKTALPRAVLTLTILCGCFTIICIIFTYLQLTIVREGMTTNEQDKWYTIQEYMREGKLVRSLNDNCQSWFLKLTEDDTTKLTQDQHATFYSTNAYDHKQYNLAHYITIKDASEISNIYDKGTFLANFTDLIQ from the coding sequence ATGTCATGGAATGTGCTGTTTGTACTGTTAGTGGGGGTTGTAGTATTGATATTGCTTTCCCCAGTATTCAAGTCAACATGGCCATTTTCGACCTTCTACCGTAATGTGTTTCAGCCCTTTATTGCCGATGACCAAAAATATCGCTGGAAGTTCCATTTGGTACCCATTTTCTACACTTTAATTTACCTATACCTAGTATATACATACCATACGAGAGTGGAGTGGCTAGTCAGGAGTGAACTCTTTCTTTGCGAACGGATACTTGTAGTACCGATCATCACACTAGCACCGATAGCATGTGGGATTCTGGTCATGGTTACTAAAGCAGAAGATTCATACCACCATAAACCAGGTtcaacagaaaaatatcCCTACGATTACTTGCTGTATTATCCTGTCGTAAAGTGTTCGACATGCCATATTATCAAACCTGCTAGGTCCAAACATTGTAGTATATGCAATCGATGCATTCTGGTTGCTGACCATCACTGTATTTGGGTAAATAACTGCATCGGAAAGGGAAACTACCTTCAATTTTACCTTTTCCTAATTTCCAACATATTTTCGCTACTCTATGCTTTTCTAAGACTATGGtgtatttctttgaatagtAAAACGGCACTTCCCAGAGCTGTTTTGACTCTAACCATACTGTGTGGATGTTTCACTATCATCTGCATTATTTTCACATATCTCCAATTGACTATTGTTAGGGAGGGAATGACTACAAATGAGCAAGATAAATGGTATACCATTCAAGAGTATATGAGAGAAGGGAAACTGGTTAGGTCATTGAATGATAATTGTCAGTCTTGGTTTCTAAAACTCACAGAAGATGATACTACCAAACTTACCCAAGACCAACATGCTACATTTTATAGCACCAACGCCTACGACCATAAGCAGTACAACCTAGCACACTACATTACGATTAAAGACGCATCAGAAATTTCGAATATATATGACAAGGGCACCTTCTTGGCCAACTTTACAGATTTAATACAGTGA